A stretch of the Panicum virgatum strain AP13 chromosome 9N, P.virgatum_v5, whole genome shotgun sequence genome encodes the following:
- the LOC120688362 gene encoding scarecrow-like protein 21: MSARDSNRPYEISEDSQMPYYNNSATVEENDRFHVMQNNLDHHHSSPDDGSQKINSSNTQIFEAQYCTLESSSANGVYPAQSSTSSHSISPLSGSPLSQHDSHSDRTYSSPPSASCLTEVADLQIKLKELENAILGPELDITSDSPESFLQANVQLRPDNWRQLLGIDAGDLKQVIIACGKAVAENDVFATELLISELGQLVSVSGDPMQRLGAYMLEGIVARLSSSGSMLYKSLKCKEPTSSELMSYMHLLYEICPFFKFGYMSANGAIAEAIKGENFVHIIDFQIAQGSQWITLIQALAARPGGPPYIKITGIDDSNSAYARGGGLDIVGRRLHSVAQSCGLPFEFNAVPAASHEVQLAHLALRPGEIIAVNFAYQLHHVPDESVSMENHRDRIIRMIKSINPRVVTLVEQESNTNTAPFFPRYMETLNYYTAMFESIDVALPRDDQRRMSAEQHCVARDIVNLIACEGAERVERHELFGKWKARFAMAGFRPYPLSSVVNNTINTLLRSYNSCYRLEERGGVLYLGWKNRVLVVSSAWC, encoded by the coding sequence ATGTCAGCTAGGGATTCTAACCGTCCATATGAAATTTCAGAAGATTCTCAAATGCCGTACTACAATAACTCAGCAACTGTAGAAGAAAATGATAGGTTTCATGTGATGCAAAATAATCTAGATCATCACCACTCTTCTCCCGATGATGGATCGCAGAAGATTAATAGTTCCAACACTCAAATATTTGAAGCACAGTACTGCACTCTGGAATCATCCTCAGCAAATGGTGTTTATCCTGCACAAAGCTCCACATCTTCTCACAGCATTTCCCCTTTAAGTGGGAGCCCCCTGTCTCAGCATGATAGCCATTCAGACCGCACATATAGTTCTCCCCCAAGTGCCTCCTGTCTTACTGAAGTTGCGGATCTCCAAATTAAACTAAAAGAGTTAGAGAATGCCATTCTTGGACCTGAATTGGACATTACTTCTGACAGCCCTGAGAGCTTCTTACAAGCCAATGTTCAATTGAGACCAGACAACTGGAGACAACTTCTGGGAATTGATGCAGGAGACTTGAAGCAAGTAATCATTGCATGTGGTAAGGCTGTTGCAGAGAATGATGTCTTTGCAACAGAATTGCTTATATCTGAGCTGGGTCAGCTCGTATCTGTATCAGGAGATCCAATGCAACGACTTGGAGCATATATGTTGGAAGGAATTGTTGCAAGACTTTCTTCCTCTGGCAGTATGCTATATAAATCTTTGAAATGTAAAGAACCTACAAGCTCTGAGCTCATGTCATACATGCATCTCCTTTATGAGATCTGTCCATTCTTCAAGTTTGGTTATATGTCAGCGAATGGTGCCATTGCCGAGGCTATTAAGGGAGAGAACTTTGTTCACATCATTGACTTCCAAATTGCTCAGGGGAGCCAGTGGATTACTCTGATACAGGCCCTTGCTGCAAGGCCTGGGGGTCCACCATACATTAAAATCACTGGTATTGATGACTCAAATTCTGCTTATGCCAGAGGGGGCGGGCTTGATATAGTTGGGAGGAGATTGCATAGTGTTGCTCAGTCGTGTGGTCTTCCCTTTGAGTTCAATGCTGTTCCAGCTGCTAGCCATGAGGTTCAGCTTGCGCATCTTGCGTTAAGACCTGGGGAGATTATTGCTGTCAATTTTGCCTATCAGCTGCATCATGTTCCTGATGAAAGCGTAAGCATGGAAAATCATCGAGATAGGATTATAAGAATGATCAAGAGCATCAATCCTAGGGTTGTTACTCTCGTTGAGCAGGAATCAAATACAAACACAGCTCCATTCTTCCCAAGGTACATGGAAACTCTTAACTACTATACTGCCATGTTCGAGTCGATAGATGTTGCTCTCCCAAGGGATGACCAGAGGAGGATGAGTGCGGAACAGCACTGTGTTGCAAGGGATATTGTTAATTTAATCGCATGCGAGGGTGCTGAAAGAGTTGAGAGGCATGAACTGTTTGGAAAATGGAAGGCAAGATTTGCTATGGCTGGATTTAGGCCTTACCCGCTGAGTTCAGTAGTGAACAACACCATCAACACACTGTTGCGGAGTTACAACAGCTGCTACAGGCTTGAGGAAAGAGGTGGTGTCCTTTACCTTGGATGGAAGAACAGAGTATTAGTTGTATCTTCAGCATGGTGTTGA